A stretch of Geomonas oryzisoli DNA encodes these proteins:
- a CDS encoding alpha/beta fold hydrolase, translating to MTLQFQETGAGRPVVFVHGWAMSGRAWRFQQELQDTGRLIFLDMRGHGHSEPAPSYTIDDYASDLAGFFEELDLRDAVLVGWSMGVQVTLQAFPALRSRLAGMVLVGGNARYASTDDYPHGKAPVEVKGMGLRLRRDHQKTMGDFFKGMFAEGELDHDLYQRIVHEIVLGGRSADREAVMQSLNILSTADLRAQLPQVDRPVLVIHGELDTVCPLAASTYLAQQLPMARLEIFEGCGHAPFMTRPERFNAVLRGFIAGL from the coding sequence ATGACCTTGCAATTTCAGGAAACCGGAGCGGGACGACCGGTCGTTTTTGTCCACGGCTGGGCGATGTCCGGGCGGGCCTGGCGTTTCCAGCAGGAGCTGCAGGACACGGGGCGGCTCATCTTTTTGGACATGCGCGGCCACGGCCATTCCGAGCCGGCTCCCTCCTACACCATCGACGATTACGCCTCGGATCTGGCCGGATTCTTCGAAGAGCTGGATTTGCGGGACGCGGTCCTGGTGGGGTGGTCGATGGGGGTACAGGTGACGCTGCAGGCCTTCCCGGCGCTGCGCTCCCGCCTGGCCGGGATGGTGCTCGTGGGAGGCAACGCCCGCTACGCCAGCACGGACGATTATCCGCATGGGAAAGCGCCGGTCGAGGTGAAGGGGATGGGGCTGCGCCTCAGGCGCGACCACCAGAAGACCATGGGGGATTTCTTCAAGGGAATGTTCGCCGAAGGTGAACTGGACCACGATCTGTACCAGCGCATCGTGCACGAGATCGTGCTCGGGGGGCGCTCGGCCGATCGTGAGGCGGTCATGCAATCGCTCAACATCCTGTCCACGGCGGACCTGCGGGCGCAACTGCCCCAGGTGGACCGGCCGGTGCTCGTCATCCACGGCGAGCTGGACACCGTATGCCCCCTTGCTGCTTCGACTTATCTGGCGCAGCAGCTCCCGATGGCGCGGCTGGAGATATTTGAGGGGTGCGGTCACGCCCCCTTCATGACCAGGCCGGAGCGGTTCAACGCGGTGCTGCGCGGGTTCATCGCAGGGCTGTAG
- the bioF gene encoding 8-amino-7-oxononanoate synthase, whose translation MQTFAEELDQLRSEGLYRSLKVIKGAQGSHVDLDGKRVLLLCSNNYLGLADHAALRRAAVFGAAFGTGSGASRLVSGTMDLHEKLEQRIARFKGTEKALVFNSGYAANTGIISALVGRGDAIFSDKLNHASIVDGALLSRANFHRYPHRDMAALERLLQEKPGTGRRLIVTDGVFSMDGDIAPLQQMVRLARQYDALLMVDDAHGTGVLGATGRGTAELLGVMDGVDIHMGTLGKGLGSFGAYAAASETICQYLVNKARSFIFSTSLPPAVLAPSIAALDLVDSPEGKELRDRLAANVALFKKRLADAGFDTMGSETQIVPIFVGPAEATMQFSKELLDEGIFVQGIRPPTVPAGSCRLRCTIMATHEAADLEAAADTIARVGKKVGVVWNNIK comes from the coding sequence GTGCAGACATTCGCAGAAGAACTGGACCAGTTGCGCTCCGAGGGCCTGTATCGCAGCCTGAAGGTGATAAAAGGGGCGCAGGGGAGTCACGTCGACCTGGACGGTAAAAGGGTGCTGCTGCTTTGCTCCAATAATTATCTCGGGCTGGCCGATCATGCCGCACTGCGCCGGGCCGCCGTATTCGGCGCGGCCTTCGGGACCGGAAGCGGGGCATCGCGCCTGGTTTCCGGCACGATGGATCTGCACGAGAAGCTGGAGCAGCGTATCGCCCGGTTCAAGGGAACCGAAAAGGCGCTGGTCTTCAACTCCGGCTATGCCGCCAATACCGGGATCATCTCCGCGCTGGTCGGTCGAGGCGACGCCATCTTCTCGGACAAGCTGAACCATGCCAGCATCGTGGACGGGGCCCTGCTGTCGCGGGCGAACTTCCACCGTTATCCGCATCGGGACATGGCGGCCCTGGAGCGGCTGCTGCAGGAAAAACCGGGCACCGGGCGACGCCTGATCGTCACTGACGGGGTGTTCAGCATGGACGGCGATATCGCCCCTTTGCAGCAGATGGTGCGGCTTGCCCGGCAGTACGACGCCCTGCTCATGGTCGACGATGCCCACGGCACCGGGGTCCTGGGGGCGACCGGGCGCGGCACCGCCGAGCTGCTGGGGGTGATGGACGGCGTCGACATCCACATGGGAACGCTGGGCAAGGGGCTGGGGAGTTTCGGCGCCTATGCTGCGGCATCGGAAACCATCTGCCAGTACTTGGTTAACAAGGCGCGCAGCTTCATCTTCTCCACCTCGCTTCCTCCGGCGGTTCTGGCACCGTCCATCGCGGCGTTGGACCTGGTCGATTCCCCGGAGGGGAAGGAGCTGCGGGACAGGCTGGCGGCGAACGTCGCCCTTTTCAAGAAGAGACTGGCCGACGCGGGCTTTGACACCATGGGGAGCGAAACGCAGATCGTCCCGATTTTCGTCGGGCCGGCCGAGGCGACCATGCAGTTCAGCAAGGAGCTTTTGGACGAGGGGATCTTCGTGCAGGGGATCAGGCCTCCCACCGTACCGGCCGGGAGCTGTCGTCTGCGCTGCACCATCATGGCGACCCACGAGGCCGCCGATCTGGAAGCCGCCGCCGACACCATCGCACGGGTGGGGAAGAAGGTTGGGGTAGTTTGGAACAATATTAAATAG
- a CDS encoding 4Fe-4S dicluster domain-containing protein: MPHLQSRNGYTSLMERLERFPQGAPPSELLAKILALLFTEQEAKLVGQLPMHPFSAARAAHVWGVREVEAFRILEALAERALLLDTEHEGEKLYILPPPMAGFLDFVLMRVRKDVDQPTLSRLLDQYLNQEEEFIRDLYTEVSTPGTRIMVDEEQVPSSNLARLFNYERATEVIQGARRIGVGTCSCRHKMRHVGRACAAPLETCMVFDDRADSLIRHGHAQETGVEQCLELLQQSREQNLVQVADNAQYGVSSICNCCSCCCETLIRARKFCNLQPVCSTNYVAELEAQRCSGCGRCVDACPAEAMRLVSANDPQHPWQRRCVQDQQRCLGCGVCVRVCRTNSLSLIPRAERVVTPVDNAHRLVLMALERGKLQHLIWDNRAMFNHRAMAAVVGAILRLPAVKQKLAASELGSRYLGGMMQRVAERSSRMPLRL; the protein is encoded by the coding sequence ATGCCGCACCTCCAAAGCCGCAACGGATACACCTCGCTGATGGAGCGCCTGGAAAGGTTCCCCCAGGGAGCTCCCCCATCCGAATTGCTCGCCAAGATTCTCGCCCTGCTCTTCACCGAACAGGAGGCGAAGCTCGTGGGGCAACTCCCCATGCACCCGTTCTCCGCGGCACGGGCGGCCCACGTCTGGGGGGTGAGGGAGGTCGAGGCCTTTCGTATCCTGGAAGCCCTGGCGGAGCGGGCCTTGCTGCTGGACACGGAACACGAAGGGGAAAAGCTCTACATCCTGCCGCCGCCCATGGCAGGGTTCCTCGACTTCGTGCTGATGCGGGTCAGAAAGGATGTGGACCAACCGACCCTGAGCCGACTGCTCGACCAGTACCTCAACCAGGAAGAGGAGTTCATCCGCGACCTCTACACCGAGGTCTCCACACCCGGCACCAGGATCATGGTGGACGAGGAACAGGTCCCCTCCTCCAACCTGGCGCGGCTCTTCAACTATGAGCGCGCCACCGAGGTGATCCAGGGCGCCAGGCGGATCGGCGTCGGCACCTGCAGCTGCCGCCACAAGATGAGGCATGTAGGCAGGGCATGCGCCGCCCCGCTGGAAACCTGCATGGTGTTCGACGACCGTGCCGATTCCCTGATCCGGCACGGGCACGCACAGGAAACAGGCGTGGAGCAATGTCTCGAACTGCTGCAGCAAAGCAGGGAGCAGAACCTGGTCCAAGTGGCGGACAACGCGCAATACGGCGTCAGCTCCATCTGCAACTGCTGCAGCTGCTGCTGCGAAACCCTGATCCGGGCCCGCAAGTTCTGCAACCTGCAGCCGGTCTGCAGCACCAACTACGTCGCGGAGCTCGAAGCGCAACGCTGCAGCGGTTGTGGCCGCTGCGTCGACGCCTGCCCCGCCGAAGCGATGAGGCTGGTTTCGGCCAACGATCCGCAGCACCCCTGGCAACGCAGGTGCGTGCAGGACCAGCAGCGCTGCCTTGGCTGCGGTGTCTGCGTGAGGGTGTGCCGCACCAACTCCCTTTCTCTTATCCCCAGGGCCGAGCGGGTGGTGACGCCGGTCGACAACGCGCACCGGCTGGTGCTGATGGCGCTGGAACGCGGCAAGCTGCAGCACCTGATCTGGGACAACCGCGCCATGTTCAACCACCGGGCCATGGCGGCCGTGGTCGGTGCCATACTCAGGCTTCCCGCGGTGAAACAGAAGCTGGCGGCGAGCGAACTGGGATCCCGCTACCTGGGCGGCATGATGCAAAGGGTGGCCGAGCGCTCCAGCAGGATGCCGTTGCGGCTTTGA
- a CDS encoding M48 metallopeptidase family protein, translating into MRGLKYLAGYSEQVTSKVARLLADNELGGVLLAKYPTPHQIRTDRSLYDFTVSLKNEFLRKSQPISKVSYDPKISVINHALGLHCFVSRVQGAKLTAKHEIRIATVFRTAPVEFLRMIVVHELAHLKEKEHNKAFYQLCEYMEPAYHQLEFDTRLYLTHLDAFGALYQEP; encoded by the coding sequence ATGCGCGGATTGAAATACCTGGCAGGATATTCGGAACAGGTCACCTCCAAGGTGGCGCGCCTGCTGGCCGACAACGAACTGGGGGGCGTGTTGCTGGCCAAGTACCCTACCCCGCACCAGATCAGGACCGACCGGTCACTCTACGATTTCACGGTAAGCCTCAAGAACGAATTCCTGCGCAAGTCGCAACCGATCAGCAAGGTAAGCTACGACCCCAAGATCAGCGTGATCAACCACGCCCTCGGCCTGCACTGCTTCGTGTCCCGGGTCCAGGGGGCCAAGCTGACGGCGAAACACGAGATCAGGATTGCCACGGTGTTCAGGACGGCTCCGGTCGAGTTCCTGCGCATGATCGTGGTGCACGAACTGGCCCACCTGAAGGAGAAGGAGCATAACAAGGCCTTCTACCAGCTCTGCGAGTACATGGAACCTGCCTACCACCAGCTCGAGTTCGACACCAGGCTGTACCTGACCCACCTCGACGCCTTCGGCGCACTCTACCAGGAGCCCTGA